One genomic window of Arthrobacter caoxuetaonis includes the following:
- a CDS encoding isochorismatase family protein: MTGFAHGFDGTLAPGTAPAVVAVDLMRAYFDPQSPLCLPDKEFLDSAAQVLVAARACGVPVLHTRVSFGPDGADGGVFIRKVPALRLLIGETELGQLMPEVAPEEGETVLVKQYASAFFGTDLAQLLHTRAIDTLVIVGTSTSGCIRATAVDAMQHGFVPIVVGNAVGDRDAAVHDGSLYDLQAKYAEIWNSSAVEEYFREG, translated from the coding sequence GTGACCGGTTTCGCCCACGGATTCGACGGCACCCTGGCACCGGGCACAGCGCCCGCCGTCGTGGCCGTTGACCTGATGCGTGCCTACTTCGACCCGCAGAGCCCGCTCTGCCTGCCGGACAAGGAATTCCTCGACAGCGCGGCGCAGGTGCTTGTCGCTGCCCGTGCCTGCGGCGTCCCGGTGCTGCATACGCGGGTCAGCTTCGGGCCGGACGGCGCGGACGGCGGAGTGTTTATCCGCAAGGTCCCGGCACTCCGCCTGCTGATCGGGGAGACGGAACTGGGCCAGCTCATGCCGGAGGTCGCCCCCGAGGAGGGGGAAACCGTGCTGGTGAAACAGTACGCCAGCGCCTTCTTCGGCACGGACCTGGCCCAGCTCCTCCACACCCGTGCAATCGACACCCTGGTCATCGTGGGCACCAGCACCAGCGGCTGCATCCGCGCAACGGCAGTCGATGCGATGCAGCACGGATTCGTGCCGATCGTCGTCGGAAACGCTGTTGGGGACCGCGACGCCGCGGTCCACGACGGATCGCTGTACGACCTCCAGGCAAAGTATGCGGAGATCTGGAACAGCTCCGCCGTGGAAGAGTACTTCCGGGAGGGCTAG